One part of the [Synechococcus] sp. NIES-970 genome encodes these proteins:
- a CDS encoding methionine salvage pathway enzyme → MTTLYLTESKQTLTDAAAIKDLLNQQGIWFEQWETPAELAQDASQEEVLAAYGAVLDPYMAANGYQGADVVNIHSGIENYPAIRAKFLAEHTHSEDEVRFFVAGKGLFWFNLDGMEVFNVCCEAGDLISVPQGTKHWFDAGAVPDVKAIRIFSDTTGWTPHYTESQVEQQYRDISL, encoded by the coding sequence ATGACGACGTTATATCTGACTGAATCAAAACAGACCCTAACCGATGCCGCTGCGATCAAAGACTTATTAAATCAACAGGGCATTTGGTTTGAGCAGTGGGAAACCCCAGCAGAATTAGCCCAAGATGCTTCCCAGGAAGAAGTTTTAGCGGCCTATGGGGCAGTGCTCGATCCCTACATGGCGGCTAATGGCTACCAGGGCGCCGATGTGGTGAATATTCACAGTGGCATTGAGAATTACCCAGCGATTCGAGCCAAGTTTCTAGCTGAGCATACCCATTCCGAAGATGAAGTGCGCTTTTTTGTTGCGGGGAAAGGACTATTTTGGTTCAACCTAGATGGAATGGAAGTCTTCAATGTGTGTTGTGAAGCCGGTGATTTGATCTCCGTGCCCCAGGGGACAAAGCATTGGTTTGATGCGGGTGCTGTGCCTGATGTGAAAGCAATCCGGATCTTTTCTGATACGACGGGCTGGACGCCCCATTACACTGAGTCCCAGGTTGAGCAACAGTACCGCGACATTTCCCTATGA
- a CDS encoding ribulose-5-phosphate 4-epimerase: MATVQQFQKASLSELIRELYHQKKSPATSTNYSFLGDDGSIFVSRSGVDKSQFQPEDFLVVNRQGQPLPDYAQIKPSAETLIHCFIYEHFPGMTCVLHTHSVAATLLSSFFEQKEAIAFRDYEVIKGIAGQTTHATAITLPIFANDQDMVAFCEKLAQRQGELSNYGFLIAKHGLYAWGETLAIAKRHLEVWEFMLECELEQLKINPPLASR, encoded by the coding sequence ATGGCTACAGTGCAACAATTCCAAAAAGCAAGTTTATCTGAGCTCATTCGAGAGCTTTATCACCAAAAAAAATCACCAGCCACTTCAACAAATTATTCATTTTTAGGGGATGATGGTTCAATTTTTGTTTCCCGTAGTGGTGTGGACAAATCTCAATTTCAGCCAGAGGATTTTTTGGTGGTGAATCGCCAAGGGCAACCGTTACCGGATTATGCCCAGATCAAACCATCGGCGGAGACGCTGATTCACTGTTTTATTTATGAACATTTTCCTGGGATGACCTGCGTTTTGCACACCCATTCTGTGGCCGCGACCTTGTTATCTAGTTTCTTTGAACAAAAAGAGGCGATCGCCTTTAGGGACTACGAGGTCATTAAGGGAATTGCGGGCCAGACTACCCATGCCACGGCGATCACCCTGCCGATTTTTGCCAATGATCAGGATATGGTGGCCTTTTGTGAAAAACTGGCCCAGCGACAGGGGGAATTGAGCAACTACGGCTTTCTCATTGCGAAACATGGCCTCTATGCCTGGGGGGAAACCCTGGCGATCGCCAAGCGCCATTTAGAGGTCTGGGAGTTCATGTTAGAATGCGAGCTTGAACAACTGAAAATCAATCCCCCACTGGCTTCCCGATGA
- a CDS encoding hypothetical protein (conserved hypothetical protein) — protein sequence MDNEIKKYRMVCTLTFGDIYGQIIVWLIVIFLSLATTLALWSATRQVYALATVALVVVLSLPFLLFAFVTTLLNHIEFVPMGEFESSKTFANRRTTPVKPATAS from the coding sequence ATGGATAACGAAATTAAGAAATATCGGATGGTCTGTACTCTGACCTTTGGGGATATTTACGGTCAAATTATTGTTTGGTTAATTGTTATTTTTCTGAGTTTGGCAACAACCCTAGCTTTATGGAGCGCAACCCGGCAAGTTTATGCCTTAGCAACTGTTGCTTTAGTGGTTGTATTATCCTTGCCATTTCTCCTTTTCGCCTTTGTAACGACACTCCTCAATCACATTGAATTTGTCCCTATGGGCGAATTTGAATCATCTAAAACCTTTGCGAACCGACGCACGACACCTGTCAAGCCTGCCACGGCGAGTTAG
- the pmgA gene encoding photomixotrophic growth related protein PmgA produces MIAISLPPLKSHWTTLSFASTLYLVPILDLLLDRIPREWRYEVQLGLQEALVNAARHGNDLDPRKKVIVHFSMSSEQCSWIITDEGEGFDRQAQCCQLDDHLLPPEDNECGRGFCLLHQIFDQVHWNPTGNQLRLTKRFSCTPVIPLDVSVSY; encoded by the coding sequence GTGATTGCGATCTCATTGCCACCGTTAAAGTCCCACTGGACAACCCTCAGTTTTGCTTCCACCCTTTATCTTGTACCGATTCTCGACCTTCTACTTGACCGCATTCCCCGGGAATGGCGCTATGAAGTGCAGCTCGGCCTCCAAGAAGCCCTGGTCAACGCAGCGAGACATGGCAATGATCTCGATCCCCGCAAAAAAGTGATTGTGCACTTCTCCATGAGTAGCGAGCAATGCTCTTGGATTATCACCGATGAAGGAGAAGGGTTTGACCGTCAGGCCCAATGCTGTCAACTCGATGACCATCTCCTCCCCCCAGAAGACAACGAATGTGGTCGCGGCTTTTGTTTACTCCACCAAATTTTTGACCAAGTTCACTGGAATCCGACCGGAAACCAACTGCGTCTCACCAAGCGCTTCAGTTGTACCCCAGTGATTCCCCTAGATGTCTCGGTTTCATATTAA
- the rumA gene encoding 23S rRNA (uracil-5-)-methyltransferase RumA, which yields MHQGDLIELSIHDLNSQGAGVGRYGDQVVFVPDTVPGDRLQVRLVRLKRQYAIGQLQKILEPGPERRRPPCIVADKCGGCQWLQVEDTLQQQIKTNEVKQALQRIGGFQGTEIQPIICGDAPLGYRNKATYPFGRSASMGNVQAGYYRKGSHQLVNLNQCPVQDPRLNPILGNIKIDIQNQGWSIYNETKHQGKLRHLSLRIGQRTGEMLLTLISTSGDLVNLETQAETWLAEYPGLVGVCLNENPNKGNLIWGEQTKAIAGRPYLEECFAGLTLKLRPDTFFQVNTSAAEALLEAITQQLTLTGNEILVDAYCGVGTFTLPLAQKIKQAIGIEVQASSIQQAWENAHHNEIHNVEFYTGTVESVLPSLDVAADIVLLDPPRKGCDRQVLEHLLTTQPKQILYVSCNPSTLARDLKILCETQQYQIQWVQPADFFPQTPHVECAVLLNFAAP from the coding sequence ATGCACCAAGGCGATCTAATTGAACTCTCCATCCATGACCTCAATAGCCAAGGGGCTGGGGTAGGTCGCTATGGCGATCAGGTGGTCTTTGTGCCAGATACGGTGCCAGGCGATCGCCTCCAGGTGCGGCTTGTGCGACTGAAGCGCCAATATGCGATTGGCCAACTACAAAAGATTTTAGAGCCCGGCCCAGAGCGGCGCCGCCCCCCTTGCATTGTTGCCGATAAATGTGGCGGCTGTCAGTGGCTCCAAGTGGAAGACACACTCCAGCAGCAGATTAAAACCAATGAAGTCAAACAAGCTCTCCAACGCATTGGCGGCTTTCAAGGGACTGAAATTCAGCCGATCATCTGTGGGGATGCGCCTCTGGGTTATCGCAACAAAGCCACCTACCCCTTTGGCCGCTCCGCCAGCATGGGCAATGTGCAGGCCGGCTATTACCGCAAAGGTAGTCACCAATTGGTGAACCTCAACCAATGCCCTGTGCAAGATCCCCGCCTCAACCCTATTCTGGGCAACATCAAAATCGATATCCAAAATCAAGGCTGGTCGATCTACAACGAAACCAAGCATCAAGGCAAATTACGCCACCTCTCCCTCCGCATCGGTCAGCGCACCGGAGAAATGCTATTGACCTTGATTTCCACCAGTGGAGATTTGGTCAACTTAGAAACCCAAGCCGAAACTTGGCTAGCAGAATACCCTGGTCTTGTGGGGGTCTGTCTCAACGAAAACCCGAACAAAGGGAATCTCATCTGGGGGGAACAAACAAAGGCGATCGCCGGCCGCCCTTACCTCGAAGAATGCTTCGCCGGACTCACCCTCAAGCTGCGCCCCGACACCTTTTTTCAAGTTAATACCAGCGCGGCCGAAGCCCTCTTGGAGGCCATAACCCAACAGCTCACCCTCACGGGTAACGAAATTCTTGTGGATGCCTACTGTGGTGTGGGAACCTTTACCCTGCCCCTCGCCCAAAAAATTAAACAGGCGATCGGCATTGAAGTGCAAGCCAGCTCGATCCAGCAGGCCTGGGAAAATGCCCACCATAACGAGATTCATAATGTCGAGTTCTACACTGGTACTGTCGAATCTGTCTTACCCAGCCTAGATGTAGCCGCCGACATTGTCCTCCTCGATCCGCCCCGCAAAGGATGCGATCGCCAAGTGCTCGAGCATCTCTTGACGACCCAACCCAAACAAATCCTTTATGTCAGTTGTAATCCCTCTACCCTCGCCCGTGATCTCAAGATTCTCTGCGAAACCCAACAATATCAAATCCAGTGGGTACAGCCCGCTGACTTCTTCCCCCAAACCCCCCACGTCGAATGCGCCGTCCTCCTAAATTTCGCTGCTCCCTGA
- the ahpC gene encoding alkyl hydroperoxide reductase: MAAQVGQLAPDFGATAVIDQEFRRLKLSDYRGQYVVLFFYPLDFTFVCPTEVGAFSDRHGEFKQLNTEVLGVSVDSEFAHLAWIQTERKLGGVGDLAFPLVSDLNKTISTNYGVLDPQAGIALRGLFIIDPAGVIQHITVNNFAFGRSIDETLRVLQAIQHVQKHQNEVCPVDWHMGDRTMVPDPKTAHDYFASQNDGIGNKKS; this comes from the coding sequence ATGGCTGCACAAGTGGGACAACTGGCACCGGATTTTGGCGCCACTGCCGTTATTGATCAAGAGTTCAGGCGCCTCAAACTGTCCGACTATCGGGGACAGTATGTGGTGTTGTTTTTCTATCCCCTCGATTTCACCTTTGTCTGTCCGACGGAGGTGGGAGCCTTTAGCGATCGCCATGGGGAGTTTAAACAACTCAATACCGAGGTCTTAGGGGTTTCCGTTGATAGTGAATTTGCCCATTTGGCCTGGATTCAAACGGAACGGAAACTAGGCGGTGTTGGAGATTTGGCGTTTCCGCTGGTGTCTGACCTCAATAAGACAATCAGCACGAACTATGGTGTCCTAGATCCGCAAGCGGGGATCGCCCTGCGGGGATTGTTTATTATCGATCCAGCCGGAGTCATTCAACACATCACAGTGAACAACTTCGCCTTTGGCCGCAGCATTGACGAAACGTTGCGGGTGCTCCAGGCAATTCAGCATGTACAAAAACACCAAAATGAAGTCTGTCCTGTGGATTGGCACATGGGCGATCGCACGATGGTTCCAGACCCAAAGACAGCACATGATTATTTTGCCTCCCAAAACGACGGGATTGGTAACAAGAAAAGCTAA
- the ndhL gene encoding NADH dehydrogenase subunit L: MPFDIPFDTLLLATLYLSLSITYLLVLPAGLYYYLNNRWYVASSVERLIMYFFVFFLFPGMLLLSPFLNFRPRRREV; the protein is encoded by the coding sequence ATGCCCTTTGATATTCCTTTCGACACCCTACTCCTGGCAACCCTCTACCTCAGCCTGAGCATCACCTACCTTCTTGTACTTCCGGCAGGTCTGTACTACTACCTTAACAATCGTTGGTATGTGGCTAGTTCCGTTGAACGACTCATCATGTATTTCTTCGTTTTCTTCCTGTTCCCTGGAATGCTGCTCCTGAGCCCTTTCCTCAACTTTCGCCCCCGCCGCCGCGAAGTCTAA
- a CDS encoding hypothetical protein (conserved hypothetical protein), whose protein sequence is MRRIDILAISLGIFLVGGLLYGGFKVAGLESLDAGIWSQALLVLVVFVWVGTYLFRVGTRTMTFHKQRADYEEAALQRRLDAMSPEELAQLQAEIEAAEEKSAPKK, encoded by the coding sequence ATGCGTCGCATTGATATTCTGGCCATCAGTCTTGGTATTTTTCTCGTTGGCGGTCTCCTGTACGGTGGCTTTAAAGTGGCTGGTCTCGAAAGCTTAGATGCCGGCATTTGGTCCCAAGCACTATTGGTGCTGGTGGTTTTTGTGTGGGTCGGCACCTACCTATTCCGGGTCGGCACGCGCACAATGACTTTTCACAAACAACGGGCAGACTATGAGGAAGCGGCCCTACAACGGCGTTTAGATGCCATGAGCCCAGAGGAGTTGGCCCAACTTCAAGCAGAAATCGAAGCGGCGGAAGAAAAATCTGCCCCAAAAAAGTAA
- the trpA gene encoding tryptophan synthase, alpha subunit translates to MTSVSERFQSLKQAGQCALIPFITAGDPDLETTEKALKILDAAGADFIELGVPYSDPLADGPTIQAAATRALSRGVTLEQVLAIVRRVHQELTAPIILFTYYNPIFYRGIDAFMAEVAAAGVKGLVVPDLPLEESQLVLDAAANHGLDLILLVAPTSPTERIEAIANASQGFIYLVSVTGVTGVRTSVANRVGELLPKLRQVTDKPIGVGFGVSDPDQARQIKDWGADGVIVGSAVVKRLATGTPAEGLAAVKTFCEALKAAIA, encoded by the coding sequence ATGACCTCCGTTTCTGAACGTTTCCAATCTCTCAAGCAAGCGGGCCAATGTGCGCTGATTCCCTTCATTACAGCGGGCGATCCAGATTTGGAAACAACGGAAAAAGCCCTGAAAATCTTGGATGCAGCGGGGGCAGATTTTATTGAGCTGGGTGTGCCTTATTCTGATCCCCTTGCGGACGGCCCCACCATTCAGGCGGCAGCAACCCGGGCCCTGAGTCGAGGCGTCACCCTAGAGCAAGTTTTGGCAATTGTGCGGCGCGTACACCAGGAATTAACGGCGCCGATTATTTTGTTTACTTACTACAACCCGATTTTCTATCGGGGTATTGACGCTTTTATGGCTGAGGTGGCAGCGGCGGGGGTCAAAGGTTTGGTCGTCCCTGACCTGCCCCTGGAGGAATCACAACTGGTGTTGGATGCGGCGGCTAACCATGGTTTGGATTTGATTTTGTTAGTGGCTCCCACCAGTCCAACGGAGCGGATTGAAGCGATCGCCAATGCTTCCCAAGGATTTATTTACCTAGTGAGTGTAACCGGAGTGACCGGGGTGAGAACCTCCGTTGCCAACCGGGTCGGGGAGCTGCTGCCAAAATTGCGTCAAGTAACAGATAAGCCAATTGGCGTCGGTTTTGGGGTTTCTGACCCAGACCAAGCCCGACAAATTAAAGATTGGGGCGCTGATGGGGTGATTGTCGGTAGTGCCGTGGTAAAGCGCTTGGCTACCGGAACTCCGGCTGAAGGCTTGGCGGCGGTCAAGACGTTTTGTGAGGCATTGAAGGCGGCGATCGCCTAG
- a CDS encoding transporter, major facilitator superfamily — translation MGNPKKTWLLGLDYQVWILAAGRLLSQIGTGFTAFYAPIYFVNQVGLSATQVGLALGSASISGVLGRFLGGTGADNPAWGRKKTLLTAAAVSAIADVALAAADNFELLVLGNLLMGLGIGLYWPATETVVADLTTGNQRNEAFAVVRLADNIGLGTGVMLGGLIIATIENYRLLFVLDGISFVVFFGVIWVAIAETYQAHDETKSQGNSWLLALRDRRLLIYMAVNIIFTLYIAQIQSTAPLYLTNFVGFSPQVISGLFAWHIVFASICQLPIARSLNFLSRPRALMVSLLLWGIGFTVMGGTALTALPVLLGAIVSLGILALATDAYTPAASALVVDLAPVSQRGIYLALNSQCWAIGYLIGPPLGGWALDQGPAIAHSFWLAAAVSIVPCLLVLRYLENLTKPKRTES, via the coding sequence ATGGGTAATCCCAAAAAAACTTGGCTGCTGGGTCTTGATTATCAGGTCTGGATCCTCGCGGCAGGGCGACTACTTTCTCAGATTGGCACGGGCTTTACGGCTTTCTACGCCCCGATTTACTTTGTCAATCAGGTGGGTCTTTCCGCGACCCAAGTGGGCCTTGCCCTAGGGAGTGCCTCGATTTCTGGGGTACTGGGGCGTTTTTTGGGGGGCACAGGGGCAGATAATCCTGCCTGGGGGCGTAAGAAAACACTCCTAACAGCAGCGGCGGTGTCGGCGATCGCCGATGTGGCTTTAGCGGCGGCGGACAATTTTGAATTACTTGTGCTGGGTAACCTGTTGATGGGTTTGGGGATCGGCCTCTATTGGCCTGCCACGGAAACGGTGGTTGCCGATTTAACGACGGGCAATCAGCGCAATGAAGCCTTTGCGGTGGTGCGTCTGGCCGATAATATTGGCCTGGGAACTGGAGTTATGCTTGGTGGCCTGATTATCGCCACTATCGAAAATTACCGCTTGCTCTTTGTGCTTGACGGGATTAGTTTTGTGGTCTTTTTTGGGGTGATCTGGGTGGCGATCGCCGAAACGTACCAAGCCCATGACGAGACGAAATCCCAGGGAAACAGTTGGCTGTTGGCCCTGCGAGACCGGCGACTGCTCATTTACATGGCCGTAAATATTATCTTTACGCTGTACATTGCCCAAATTCAAAGTACAGCTCCCCTCTACCTGACGAATTTTGTGGGTTTTTCTCCCCAAGTGATTAGTGGTCTTTTTGCTTGGCACATTGTTTTTGCTTCTATTTGTCAGTTACCCATTGCCCGTAGTCTCAATTTTTTGAGTCGACCCCGCGCTTTAATGGTGTCTCTTTTGCTATGGGGAATTGGCTTTACAGTGATGGGGGGCACTGCATTAACAGCTTTGCCCGTGCTCCTGGGAGCCATCGTCAGCCTTGGAATTTTAGCTTTAGCAACGGATGCTTACACCCCGGCGGCTTCGGCCCTGGTGGTGGACCTAGCACCTGTTTCCCAGCGGGGAATTTATCTGGCGTTGAATTCTCAGTGTTGGGCGATCGGCTATCTGATTGGGCCGCCCCTCGGGGGTTGGGCCTTGGATCAAGGGCCGGCGATCGCCCACAGCTTTTGGCTGGCAGCAGCGGTGAGCATTGTGCCTTGCTTACTGGTGTTGCGTTACTTGGAAAATTTGACGAAACCCAAAAGAACGGAGTCCTAG
- a CDS encoding hypothetical protein (conserved hypothetical membrane protein; putative O-antigen ligase): MNTSSETTVGKWLTFGGLGILVIFMFLPPSYYLMAAFPWILLWQGGFLLLGIGLMVLLRQFARPFLPLGYGLDWGVLAVAIACILSAIFAPHKGVALFNLVTVSGYGVALYGLRNFSGQGFWTWDNQWRGLVGIGFGIGLVSLGGWLLGNHSLDRNSIPFGHHNFMAAYFCLVVPIILSFALAQQHKIRLLLLTLLVGIFPYLLYSCSSRGGFVGILLWAIATIAFVIGRTKGKRRITSGAIALFFLGIMVTAGLQHPRVQQLLQVNFNNGLPNIQVTVDGETEDRLFMWQAGLNILKDRPLTGIGLGNMSREYNRYRPLEVGSGAAHIQQLHSNPMQLLGELGLIGGLAIAFLVVQLVRLGWRVHQQTSDPAVRRLLYGLGGGWFAYAMATLTDYQLENIPISLTLALSVILLITVADQGLCEAQPEPLAMGQRRLWSIGSLAGILGALLVGAPYSVGMYLFARGQALWAQGQPEEAFTKVTQAYGLNDWNVNYPLRLGLWLWETRSLAGDRPADKQRTTELAAAYFLETQARIPYDYYANVNAGIVLLDLDPSLAQGYFERAVQMLSRESEPTYFLLGQTYLQTNEPEKAITSFALQGLVDPTVMTFGQWEREPLAAIRIEAVEASLVLYQTLIDRLDPQDPYILTLQERMAWLAWWHGLPIPHQNNLSQFSPMVQALILGDRQPEQALEIIDQQIATNPDNNTRWLILKAWFQVDFELNLNVQLANETEPQSYLLSSRRAEGMTLQTWLKQIPQIARPIGSDRLASRLLYRSEDFDAVDTVLRPEGLETFQLLTLLGLERGYPRTFPTLDQLINEVRTNTLDLPHPTANGFQLTER; the protein is encoded by the coding sequence ATGAATACTTCTTCTGAGACAACAGTGGGAAAATGGCTCACCTTTGGGGGGCTGGGGATTCTCGTAATTTTCATGTTTCTGCCCCCGAGTTATTACCTGATGGCGGCCTTCCCCTGGATTCTCCTCTGGCAGGGTGGCTTTTTACTCCTGGGCATCGGTCTGATGGTGCTGCTCCGGCAATTTGCGCGACCTTTTCTGCCCCTGGGCTATGGCTTGGATTGGGGTGTTTTAGCGGTGGCGATCGCCTGCATATTATCCGCAATTTTTGCCCCGCATAAAGGGGTAGCCCTATTTAATCTGGTCACCGTCTCGGGCTATGGGGTCGCGCTCTATGGCTTGCGGAATTTCAGCGGCCAGGGTTTCTGGACTTGGGACAATCAATGGCGGGGCTTGGTGGGAATCGGTTTTGGGATTGGTCTGGTTAGCTTGGGAGGTTGGCTCCTGGGTAATCACAGCCTCGATCGCAACTCGATACCCTTTGGTCACCACAATTTCATGGCGGCCTATTTTTGCCTGGTGGTGCCGATAATCCTCAGTTTCGCCCTCGCCCAACAGCACAAAATTCGCTTGCTTCTTTTAACCTTATTGGTCGGTATTTTTCCTTATCTCCTCTACAGCTGTTCTTCTCGGGGGGGCTTTGTGGGGATTCTCCTCTGGGCGATCGCCACCATTGCTTTTGTGATTGGCCGCACCAAAGGGAAAAGGCGCATCACTTCCGGGGCGATCGCCCTATTTTTCTTGGGGATCATGGTCACAGCAGGTTTACAACATCCCCGGGTGCAACAGCTTTTGCAGGTGAATTTTAACAATGGCTTGCCGAATATCCAGGTGACCGTCGATGGCGAAACGGAAGACCGCTTGTTTATGTGGCAAGCAGGCCTGAATATTCTCAAAGATCGCCCCCTCACTGGAATTGGCCTGGGCAATATGTCCCGGGAATATAACCGCTATCGCCCCTTAGAAGTGGGCTCCGGGGCGGCCCATATCCAGCAGCTCCACAGCAATCCGATGCAGCTGCTGGGGGAACTGGGCTTAATCGGTGGGCTGGCGATCGCTTTTTTGGTAGTGCAACTGGTTCGTTTGGGTTGGCGGGTGCATCAACAAACGAGCGATCCCGCAGTGCGGCGACTGCTCTACGGTTTGGGGGGTGGTTGGTTTGCCTATGCCATGGCGACTCTCACCGATTACCAGCTGGAAAATATTCCGATTAGTTTAACCCTAGCCCTATCCGTCATTCTGTTAATCACTGTCGCGGATCAAGGGTTGTGTGAAGCCCAGCCTGAACCTCTCGCCATGGGCCAGCGACGCCTGTGGAGCATTGGCAGTCTGGCAGGAATTTTGGGGGCACTCTTGGTGGGGGCGCCTTACAGCGTGGGGATGTATCTTTTTGCACGGGGGCAAGCGCTCTGGGCCCAGGGGCAACCGGAAGAAGCCTTTACGAAAGTCACCCAAGCCTATGGCCTCAATGATTGGAATGTGAACTATCCCCTAAGACTGGGTCTCTGGCTCTGGGAAACGCGCTCTTTGGCAGGCGATCGCCCGGCAGACAAACAACGCACCACAGAGCTGGCGGCGGCATATTTCCTTGAAACCCAGGCGCGTATTCCCTACGATTACTACGCCAATGTCAATGCCGGAATTGTCCTGTTAGACCTAGATCCCAGCTTGGCCCAGGGTTACTTCGAGCGGGCAGTCCAAATGCTATCCCGAGAATCAGAACCCACCTACTTCCTGTTGGGCCAGACCTACCTCCAGACCAATGAACCAGAAAAGGCGATCACCTCGTTTGCGCTCCAGGGATTGGTAGACCCAACGGTGATGACCTTTGGCCAGTGGGAGCGGGAACCGTTGGCGGCAATCCGCATCGAGGCTGTGGAAGCGTCCCTCGTTCTCTATCAGACCCTCATTGACCGCCTCGATCCCCAGGATCCCTATATCCTCACTCTCCAAGAGCGTATGGCTTGGTTGGCATGGTGGCATGGACTGCCGATTCCCCACCAAAACAATCTGTCTCAATTTTCTCCCATGGTTCAGGCCTTGATTTTAGGCGATCGCCAACCGGAGCAGGCCCTAGAGATTATCGACCAGCAAATTGCCACAAACCCGGATAACAATACCCGTTGGCTGATTCTTAAAGCCTGGTTTCAGGTGGATTTTGAACTGAATTTAAATGTACAACTGGCGAATGAAACAGAGCCCCAAAGCTATCTGCTTTCGTCCCGCCGCGCCGAGGGCATGACCCTCCAAACATGGCTGAAGCAAATTCCCCAAATCGCCCGGCCCATCGGTAGCGATCGCCTAGCTTCCCGGTTGCTGTACCGCAGCGAAGATTTTGATGCCGTCGATACGGTGCTCCGCCCTGAAGGCCTCGAAACTTTCCAGTTACTGACTCTCCTGGGGCTGGAACGAGGCTATCCCCGCACCTTCCCCACCTTAGACCAACTGATTAACGAAGTCCGCACCAACACCTTAGATTTACCCCATCCGACGGCCAACGGGTTTCAACTAACCGAGCGCTAA
- a CDS encoding putative kinase, which translates to MPSTLLPSHFLIGAPASGKSTLARWLHTQQPASHLISTDEIRAELYGDQSIQGDWLTIEQVVLHRIHQAIAQGKPVIYDATNCYQPWRLEFLQKCPPMPWVAWYLACPLALCLRRNQRRSRQVSPAVIQKMCLHLEEAPPQITEGFVALITLPDVTPAIFRALKKRHPEYLGG; encoded by the coding sequence TTGCCATCAACATTATTGCCTTCGCATTTTCTCATTGGTGCCCCCGCTTCTGGTAAATCTACCTTGGCCCGGTGGCTACACACTCAACAGCCCGCCTCCCACCTCATTTCCACCGATGAAATTCGAGCCGAGCTATACGGCGATCAAAGTATTCAAGGGGACTGGCTCACCATTGAACAGGTGGTGTTGCATCGGATCCACCAGGCGATCGCCCAGGGTAAACCGGTGATCTATGATGCAACAAACTGTTACCAGCCCTGGCGTTTAGAATTTCTCCAGAAATGTCCCCCCATGCCATGGGTTGCTTGGTATTTAGCCTGTCCGTTGGCGCTTTGCCTAAGACGAAACCAGAGGCGATCGCGCCAAGTGTCCCCGGCGGTGATCCAGAAAATGTGCCTCCATTTAGAAGAAGCGCCTCCCCAGATCACAGAAGGCTTTGTGGCTTTAATCACCCTCCCCGATGTCACACCGGCAATATTCAGGGCCCTGAAAAAACGGCATCCTGAATATCTCGGCGGCTGA
- a CDS encoding molecular chaperone, DnaJ class, with the protein MASSPHQSRTTQTLVDVKTRIAQSHYGLFGLSPTASVIEIRQRYRELSKQYHPDTTVLPEAEATAKFQRLNEAYGILSNPERRSLYDLKIGFSRYSVIQPLPDQQGENAYSNSAYLDPTDRPLSAGEIFALFIMATTFVGCLILAIALGISRQALDLNGLF; encoded by the coding sequence ATGGCTAGTTCTCCCCACCAGTCTCGCACAACCCAAACTTTAGTTGATGTCAAAACCCGCATTGCCCAGAGCCACTATGGTCTATTTGGCCTAAGCCCGACAGCTTCTGTGATCGAAATTCGGCAACGGTACCGGGAACTGAGTAAACAATATCACCCGGATACGACGGTGCTACCGGAAGCGGAGGCCACAGCTAAGTTCCAGCGGCTCAATGAAGCCTATGGCATCTTGAGTAACCCAGAGCGGCGATCACTTTATGATCTAAAAATTGGTTTTTCGCGGTACAGCGTGATCCAACCGCTCCCGGATCAGCAAGGAGAGAATGCTTATTCTAACTCTGCTTACCTCGACCCCACCGATCGGCCCCTTTCGGCGGGGGAAATTTTTGCCCTTTTTATCATGGCCACCACCTTTGTAGGCTGTTTAATACTGGCGATCGCCCTTGGGATTAGTCGCCAAGCATTAGACCTAAACGGTCTTTTTTAG